One window from the genome of Papaver somniferum cultivar HN1 unplaced genomic scaffold, ASM357369v1 unplaced-scaffold_84, whole genome shotgun sequence encodes:
- the LOC113345819 gene encoding G-type lectin S-receptor-like serine/threonine-protein kinase At4g27290 isoform X1, translating to MDFDTKNSSFFVLLFIFVLCNKQHSSIADDTISASGTLNATDSIISKNGNFRMGFFTPIESETHFTSTSYKYYLGIWYNYKRVSLQTVVWVANRDKPLGQTEDFQLKLLENGNLVLYNSFKSAIWSTNSASSTSNTTEAILGDDGNLVLRDKSNPSVIIWQSFDYPTDTWLPGAKIGFNKKTNKNYLLTSWRNLGDPATGLFSLELDPNGMNRYVTKWNKSIAYWTSAEWNEKAKTFRSVPEMSLNDIHTFSYISNENESYFTYHLINSSAVSQFELDFQGKINQYIWSDIDEQWYLFRSEPEQLCDIYGICGPFGICNNQSMCECFPGFVERSRSYSYLWDSTSGCRRNTSLQCGSTDAFSPIPTSNLPDKPLFKQVNSMEECKSACQRNCSCNAYAYGIGGCQLWEGDMWNAHSQSDGTEEILYLRRAEVSKIKGVNLKIVIPVIVFSVAIIVSILGYIYLYKKNKATERGILNGFEGLLIYLWKIKAIYKKNPNSNMFNDYKTDGETQELEIFNLACLSIATNNFCLKNKLGQGGFGPVYKGKLQNGKQIAVKRLSKSSGQGIEEFKNEVVLISKLQHRNLVKLVGCCVEGEENMLVYEYMPNKSLDAFLFDPRKKIQLDWDQRFNIIGGIARGLLYLHRDSRLRVIHRDLKVSNILLDEFMIPKISDFGMARIFGGNQTIDSTGRVVGTIGYMSPEYMIGGTFSEKSDVFSFGVLLLEVVSGKRNNSFYNPEQPLNLLLHAWRLWNEGKWSDIVDEDLGDMYSPYEVMKCIHIGLLCGQNSAVDRPTMADVDRMLGNETDRTAPKEPPYTFLASSDKPAVPRIQCSNNNVTLTKVEGR from the exons ATGGATTTTGATACCAAAAACAgttctttttttgttttacttttcatttttgtcCTGTGCAATAAACAGCATAGTTCAATTGCAGATGATACTATCTCTGCAAGTGGAACTCTAAACGCTACGGATTCTATTATATCGAAAAATGGCAACTTCAGAATGGGTTTCTTCACCCCAATTGAGTCTGAGACGCACTTCACAAGTACGTCTTATAAGTACTACCTAGGTATTTGGTACAACTATAAAAGAGTCTCATTGCAAACAGTAGTTTGGGTGGCTAATAGAGATAAACCGCTCGGTCAGACAGAAGATTTCCAACTGAAACTTTTAGAAAATGGTAATCTAGTTCTCTACAACTCGTTCAAATCCGCAATTTGGTCTACTAATTCAGCTTCAAGTACTTCTAATACAACTGAAGCAATTTTAGGTGATGACGGGAATCTTGTTTTAAGAGATAAGTCTAATCCATCTGTTATTATTTGGCAGAGTTTTGATTATCCTACTGATACCTGGTTACCTGGTGCCAAAATTGGGTTCAataagaaaactaataaaaattatTTGCTTACTTCATGGAGGAATCTTGGAGATCCAGCCACGGGACTTTTCAGCCTAGAATTAGATCCAAATGGAATGAATCGGTATGTTACAAAATGGAACAAGTCCATAGCGTATTGGACAAGTGCGGAATGGAATGAGAAAGCAAAAACCTTTAGATCAGTTCCTGAGATGAGTTTGAATGACATTCATACTTTTAGTTACATTTCAAATGAAAATGAGAGTTATTTTACTTATCATCTTATTAATAGTTCAGCTGTTTCACAATTTGAGTTGGATTTTCAGGGAAAAATCAATCAGTATATATGGTCAGATATAGATGAACAGTGGTATTTGTTTCGGTCTGAGCCGGAACAACTTTGTGATATTTATGGTATCTGTGGACCTTTTGGTATCTGCAACAACCAGTCTATGTGCGAGTGTTTTCCTGGTTTCGTAGAACGATCTCGTTCATATAGTTATCTTTGGGATTCAACTAGTGGGTGTCGTAGGAATACATCTTTGCAGTGTGGGAGTACAGATGCTTTTTCACCAATTCCAACCTCGAATTTGCCTGATAAACCCCTGTTTAAACAAGTCAATAGCATGGAAGAATGCAAATCAGCTTGCCAGAGAAATTGTTCTTGCAATGCGTATGCTTATGGGATCGGTGGGTGCCAATTATGGGAGGGAGATATGTGGAATGCTCATTCGCAATCAGATGGCACAGAAGAGATTCTCTATCTCAGACGTGCAGAAG TCAGCAAGATAAAGGGGGTTAATTTGAAGATCGTGATACCTGTAATAGTATTTTCGGTGGCCATTATAGTGAGCATATTAGGATACATATATCTGTACAAGAAGAATAAGGCTACTGAAAGAG GAATATTAAACGGATTCGAGGGGCTGTTGATCTATTTGTGGAAAATCAAGGCTATctataaaaaaaatccaaattcaAACATGTTTAATGATTATAAAACTGACGGGGAAACACAGGAATTAGAAATATTTAACCTTGCTTGTCTATCCATTGCTACTAACAACTTCTGCTTGAAAAATAAATTGGGCCAAGGGGGTTTTGGGCCAGTTTATAAG GGTAAATTACAAAACGGGAAGCAAATAGCAGTGAAAAGACTGTCGAAAAGCTCTGGACAGGGTATTGAAGAGTTTAAGAATGAGGTTGTACTGATCTCCAAACTTCAACACCGTAACCTTGTCAAGCTGGTTGGTTGCTGTGTCGAAGGAGAAGAGAACATGTTAGTTTATGAATACATGCCCAACAAAAGCCTGGATGCATTTCTATTTG ATCCAAGGAAAAAAATACAACTAGATTGGGATCAACGGTTCAATATCATTGGAGGGATCGCTCGTGGCCTTCTTTACCTTCATCGTGATTCTCGATTAAGAGTTATCCATAGAGATCTCAAAGTCAGTAACATTCTATTGGATGAATTCATGATCCCAaaaatttcagattttggaatggcGAGGATATTTGGGGGAAACCAAACTATAGATAGTACTGGCAGGGTAGTGGGTACAAT TGGTTATATGTCTCCGGAGTATATGATTGGAGGGACATTTTCGGAAAAGTCTGACGTCTTCAGCTTTGGAGTGTTATTACTAGAAGTTGTAAGCGGTAAGAGAAATAACAGCTTCTACAATCCCGAACAACCCTTAAACCTTCTGCTTCAT GCTTGGAGACTTTGGAATGAAGGCAAATGGTCAGATATTGTCGATGAGGATTTGGGTGATATGTATTCTCCATATGAAGTGATGAAATGCATACATATTGGGCTGTTATGTGGTCAGAATAGTGCAGTAGATAGGCCAACCATGGCTGATGTAGATCGCATGCTTGGGAATGAAACTGATCGCACAGCTCCGAAAGAACCTCCATAtacttttctggcatcatctgaTAAGCCTGCTGTTCCACGTATTCAGTGCTCGAATAATAATGTCACTCTGACCAAGGTTGAAGGTCGATAG
- the LOC113345819 gene encoding G-type lectin S-receptor-like serine/threonine-protein kinase At1g11410 isoform X3, whose translation MSFDYPTDTWLPGAKIGFNKKTNKNYLLTSWRNLGDPATGLFSLELDPNGMNRYVTKWNKSIAYWTSAEWNEKAKTFRSVPEMSLNDIHTFSYISNENESYFTYHLINSSAVSQFELDFQGKINQYIWSDIDEQWYLFRSEPEQLCDIYGICGPFGICNNQSMCECFPGFVERSRSYSYLWDSTSGCRRNTSLQCGSTDAFSPIPTSNLPDKPLFKQVNSMEECKSACQRNCSCNAYAYGIGGCQLWEGDMWNAHSQSDGTEEILYLRRAEVSKIKGVNLKIVIPVIVFSVAIIVSILGYIYLYKKNKATERGILNGFEGLLIYLWKIKAIYKKNPNSNMFNDYKTDGETQELEIFNLACLSIATNNFCLKNKLGQGGFGPVYKGKLQNGKQIAVKRLSKSSGQGIEEFKNEVVLISKLQHRNLVKLVGCCVEGEENMLVYEYMPNKSLDAFLFDPRKKIQLDWDQRFNIIGGIARGLLYLHRDSRLRVIHRDLKVSNILLDEFMIPKISDFGMARIFGGNQTIDSTGRVVGTIGYMSPEYMIGGTFSEKSDVFSFGVLLLEVVSGKRNNSFYNPEQPLNLLLHAWRLWNEGKWSDIVDEDLGDMYSPYEVMKCIHIGLLCGQNSAVDRPTMADVDRMLGNETDRTAPKEPPYTFLASSDKPAVPRIQCSNNNVTLTKVEGR comes from the exons ATG AGTTTTGATTATCCTACTGATACCTGGTTACCTGGTGCCAAAATTGGGTTCAataagaaaactaataaaaattatTTGCTTACTTCATGGAGGAATCTTGGAGATCCAGCCACGGGACTTTTCAGCCTAGAATTAGATCCAAATGGAATGAATCGGTATGTTACAAAATGGAACAAGTCCATAGCGTATTGGACAAGTGCGGAATGGAATGAGAAAGCAAAAACCTTTAGATCAGTTCCTGAGATGAGTTTGAATGACATTCATACTTTTAGTTACATTTCAAATGAAAATGAGAGTTATTTTACTTATCATCTTATTAATAGTTCAGCTGTTTCACAATTTGAGTTGGATTTTCAGGGAAAAATCAATCAGTATATATGGTCAGATATAGATGAACAGTGGTATTTGTTTCGGTCTGAGCCGGAACAACTTTGTGATATTTATGGTATCTGTGGACCTTTTGGTATCTGCAACAACCAGTCTATGTGCGAGTGTTTTCCTGGTTTCGTAGAACGATCTCGTTCATATAGTTATCTTTGGGATTCAACTAGTGGGTGTCGTAGGAATACATCTTTGCAGTGTGGGAGTACAGATGCTTTTTCACCAATTCCAACCTCGAATTTGCCTGATAAACCCCTGTTTAAACAAGTCAATAGCATGGAAGAATGCAAATCAGCTTGCCAGAGAAATTGTTCTTGCAATGCGTATGCTTATGGGATCGGTGGGTGCCAATTATGGGAGGGAGATATGTGGAATGCTCATTCGCAATCAGATGGCACAGAAGAGATTCTCTATCTCAGACGTGCAGAAG TCAGCAAGATAAAGGGGGTTAATTTGAAGATCGTGATACCTGTAATAGTATTTTCGGTGGCCATTATAGTGAGCATATTAGGATACATATATCTGTACAAGAAGAATAAGGCTACTGAAAGAG GAATATTAAACGGATTCGAGGGGCTGTTGATCTATTTGTGGAAAATCAAGGCTATctataaaaaaaatccaaattcaAACATGTTTAATGATTATAAAACTGACGGGGAAACACAGGAATTAGAAATATTTAACCTTGCTTGTCTATCCATTGCTACTAACAACTTCTGCTTGAAAAATAAATTGGGCCAAGGGGGTTTTGGGCCAGTTTATAAG GGTAAATTACAAAACGGGAAGCAAATAGCAGTGAAAAGACTGTCGAAAAGCTCTGGACAGGGTATTGAAGAGTTTAAGAATGAGGTTGTACTGATCTCCAAACTTCAACACCGTAACCTTGTCAAGCTGGTTGGTTGCTGTGTCGAAGGAGAAGAGAACATGTTAGTTTATGAATACATGCCCAACAAAAGCCTGGATGCATTTCTATTTG ATCCAAGGAAAAAAATACAACTAGATTGGGATCAACGGTTCAATATCATTGGAGGGATCGCTCGTGGCCTTCTTTACCTTCATCGTGATTCTCGATTAAGAGTTATCCATAGAGATCTCAAAGTCAGTAACATTCTATTGGATGAATTCATGATCCCAaaaatttcagattttggaatggcGAGGATATTTGGGGGAAACCAAACTATAGATAGTACTGGCAGGGTAGTGGGTACAAT TGGTTATATGTCTCCGGAGTATATGATTGGAGGGACATTTTCGGAAAAGTCTGACGTCTTCAGCTTTGGAGTGTTATTACTAGAAGTTGTAAGCGGTAAGAGAAATAACAGCTTCTACAATCCCGAACAACCCTTAAACCTTCTGCTTCAT GCTTGGAGACTTTGGAATGAAGGCAAATGGTCAGATATTGTCGATGAGGATTTGGGTGATATGTATTCTCCATATGAAGTGATGAAATGCATACATATTGGGCTGTTATGTGGTCAGAATAGTGCAGTAGATAGGCCAACCATGGCTGATGTAGATCGCATGCTTGGGAATGAAACTGATCGCACAGCTCCGAAAGAACCTCCATAtacttttctggcatcatctgaTAAGCCTGCTGTTCCACGTATTCAGTGCTCGAATAATAATGTCACTCTGACCAAGGTTGAAGGTCGATAG
- the LOC113345819 gene encoding G-type lectin S-receptor-like serine/threonine-protein kinase B120 isoform X2: MDFDTKNSSFFVLLFIFVLCNKQHSSIADDTISASGTLNATDSIISKNGNFRMGFFTPIESETHFTSTSYKYYLGIWYNYKRVSLQTVVWVANRDKPLGQTEDFQLKLLENGNLVLYNSFKSAIWSTNSASSTSNTTEAILGDDGNLVLRDKSNPSVIIWQSFDYPTDTWLPGAKIGFNKKTNKNYLLTSWRNLGDPATGLFSLELDPNGMNRYVTKWNKSIAYWTSAEWNEKAKTFRSVPEMSLNDIHTFSYISNENESYFTYHLINSSAVSQFELDFQGKINQYIWSDIDEQWYLFRSEPEQLCDIYGICGPFGICNNQSMCECFPGFVERSRSYSYLWDSTSGCRRNTSLQCGSTDAFSPIPTSNLPDKPLFKQVNSMEECKSACQRNCSCNAYAYGIGGCQLWEGDMWNAHSQSDGTEEILYLRRAEVSKIKGVNLKIVIPVIVFSVAIIVSILGYIYLYKKNKATERGILNGFEGLLIYLWKIKAIYKKNPNSNMFNDYKTDGETQELEIFNLACLSIATNNFCLKNKLGQGGFGPVYKGKLQNGKQIAVKRLSKSSGQGIEEFKNEVVLISKLQHRNLVKLVGCCVEGEENMLVYEYMPNKSLDAFLFDPRKKIQLDWDQRFNIIGGIARGLLYLHRDSRLRVIHRDLKVSNILLDEFMIPKISDFGMARIFGGNQTIDSTGRVVGTIGYMSPEYMIGGTFSEKSDVFSFGVLLLEVVSGLETLE; this comes from the exons ATGGATTTTGATACCAAAAACAgttctttttttgttttacttttcatttttgtcCTGTGCAATAAACAGCATAGTTCAATTGCAGATGATACTATCTCTGCAAGTGGAACTCTAAACGCTACGGATTCTATTATATCGAAAAATGGCAACTTCAGAATGGGTTTCTTCACCCCAATTGAGTCTGAGACGCACTTCACAAGTACGTCTTATAAGTACTACCTAGGTATTTGGTACAACTATAAAAGAGTCTCATTGCAAACAGTAGTTTGGGTGGCTAATAGAGATAAACCGCTCGGTCAGACAGAAGATTTCCAACTGAAACTTTTAGAAAATGGTAATCTAGTTCTCTACAACTCGTTCAAATCCGCAATTTGGTCTACTAATTCAGCTTCAAGTACTTCTAATACAACTGAAGCAATTTTAGGTGATGACGGGAATCTTGTTTTAAGAGATAAGTCTAATCCATCTGTTATTATTTGGCAGAGTTTTGATTATCCTACTGATACCTGGTTACCTGGTGCCAAAATTGGGTTCAataagaaaactaataaaaattatTTGCTTACTTCATGGAGGAATCTTGGAGATCCAGCCACGGGACTTTTCAGCCTAGAATTAGATCCAAATGGAATGAATCGGTATGTTACAAAATGGAACAAGTCCATAGCGTATTGGACAAGTGCGGAATGGAATGAGAAAGCAAAAACCTTTAGATCAGTTCCTGAGATGAGTTTGAATGACATTCATACTTTTAGTTACATTTCAAATGAAAATGAGAGTTATTTTACTTATCATCTTATTAATAGTTCAGCTGTTTCACAATTTGAGTTGGATTTTCAGGGAAAAATCAATCAGTATATATGGTCAGATATAGATGAACAGTGGTATTTGTTTCGGTCTGAGCCGGAACAACTTTGTGATATTTATGGTATCTGTGGACCTTTTGGTATCTGCAACAACCAGTCTATGTGCGAGTGTTTTCCTGGTTTCGTAGAACGATCTCGTTCATATAGTTATCTTTGGGATTCAACTAGTGGGTGTCGTAGGAATACATCTTTGCAGTGTGGGAGTACAGATGCTTTTTCACCAATTCCAACCTCGAATTTGCCTGATAAACCCCTGTTTAAACAAGTCAATAGCATGGAAGAATGCAAATCAGCTTGCCAGAGAAATTGTTCTTGCAATGCGTATGCTTATGGGATCGGTGGGTGCCAATTATGGGAGGGAGATATGTGGAATGCTCATTCGCAATCAGATGGCACAGAAGAGATTCTCTATCTCAGACGTGCAGAAG TCAGCAAGATAAAGGGGGTTAATTTGAAGATCGTGATACCTGTAATAGTATTTTCGGTGGCCATTATAGTGAGCATATTAGGATACATATATCTGTACAAGAAGAATAAGGCTACTGAAAGAG GAATATTAAACGGATTCGAGGGGCTGTTGATCTATTTGTGGAAAATCAAGGCTATctataaaaaaaatccaaattcaAACATGTTTAATGATTATAAAACTGACGGGGAAACACAGGAATTAGAAATATTTAACCTTGCTTGTCTATCCATTGCTACTAACAACTTCTGCTTGAAAAATAAATTGGGCCAAGGGGGTTTTGGGCCAGTTTATAAG GGTAAATTACAAAACGGGAAGCAAATAGCAGTGAAAAGACTGTCGAAAAGCTCTGGACAGGGTATTGAAGAGTTTAAGAATGAGGTTGTACTGATCTCCAAACTTCAACACCGTAACCTTGTCAAGCTGGTTGGTTGCTGTGTCGAAGGAGAAGAGAACATGTTAGTTTATGAATACATGCCCAACAAAAGCCTGGATGCATTTCTATTTG ATCCAAGGAAAAAAATACAACTAGATTGGGATCAACGGTTCAATATCATTGGAGGGATCGCTCGTGGCCTTCTTTACCTTCATCGTGATTCTCGATTAAGAGTTATCCATAGAGATCTCAAAGTCAGTAACATTCTATTGGATGAATTCATGATCCCAaaaatttcagattttggaatggcGAGGATATTTGGGGGAAACCAAACTATAGATAGTACTGGCAGGGTAGTGGGTACAAT TGGTTATATGTCTCCGGAGTATATGATTGGAGGGACATTTTCGGAAAAGTCTGACGTCTTCAGCTTTGGAGTGTTATTACTAGAAGTTGTAAGCG GCTTGGAGACTTTGGAATGA